Proteins from one Planctomyces sp. SH-PL62 genomic window:
- a CDS encoding GMP reductase yields MRIDNDPKLDFDDVLIRPKRSEAPSRASVELEREYRFLNGGTWRGVPIVASNMDTVGTFAMARAIGPPMLTCLHKYYPEDALVDFFGDEARARSTFFTVGLKDDEFDKLVAVKRKADVRMACVDAANGYTKYFVERVKRIRDTFPELTIMAGNVATPDMVQELLISGAADIVKIGIGPGSVCTTRRTTGVGYPQLSAIIECADAAHGLRGHVCADGGCRYPGDVVKAFAAGADFVMLGGMLAGHDECEGEWVEEDGRRIALEFYGMSSREALDKYAGGRRDYRACEGRAVSVPYKGPVAETMQEVCGGIRSACAYVGATRLKDLSKCTTFVICQRPHGSMFS; encoded by the coding sequence ATGCGCATCGACAATGATCCCAAGCTCGATTTCGACGACGTGCTGATCCGTCCCAAGCGGTCCGAGGCCCCGAGTCGGGCGTCGGTGGAGCTGGAGCGGGAGTATCGCTTCCTGAACGGCGGGACGTGGCGAGGGGTGCCGATCGTCGCGTCGAACATGGACACGGTGGGGACGTTCGCGATGGCCCGGGCGATCGGCCCTCCGATGCTCACCTGCCTGCACAAGTATTACCCGGAGGACGCGCTCGTCGACTTCTTCGGCGACGAGGCCCGCGCGCGTTCGACCTTCTTCACGGTCGGGCTCAAGGACGACGAGTTCGACAAGCTCGTCGCGGTGAAGAGGAAGGCCGACGTGCGGATGGCCTGCGTCGACGCGGCCAACGGCTACACCAAATACTTCGTGGAGCGGGTGAAGCGGATCCGGGACACGTTCCCGGAGCTGACGATCATGGCCGGGAACGTCGCCACGCCGGACATGGTCCAGGAATTGCTGATATCAGGGGCGGCCGATATCGTGAAGATCGGGATCGGGCCGGGGAGCGTCTGCACGACCCGGCGGACGACCGGCGTCGGCTACCCGCAGCTCTCGGCGATCATCGAGTGCGCCGACGCCGCCCACGGCCTGCGCGGGCACGTCTGCGCCGACGGCGGCTGCCGATACCCCGGCGACGTCGTCAAGGCGTTCGCCGCCGGGGCGGACTTCGTGATGCTGGGCGGGATGCTGGCCGGGCACGACGAATGCGAGGGGGAGTGGGTCGAGGAGGACGGCCGCCGCATCGCGCTGGAATTCTACGGGATGTCCAGCCGGGAGGCCCTCGACAAGTACGCCGGCGGCCGTCGAGACTACCGCGCCTGCGAAGGTCGCGCCGTCAGCGTCCCCTACAAGGGACCCGTCGCCGAGACCATGCAGGAGGTCTGCGGGGGCATCCGAAGCGCCTGCGCGTACGTCGGCGCGACGCGGCTGAAGGACCTGTCGAAATGCACCACGTTCGTCATCTGCCAGCGGCCCCACGGCAGCATGTTCTCCTAG
- a CDS encoding glycoside hydrolase family 9 protein, with protein sequence MRHLAERKFAVAVAVFVVASSAVCGSLHAEPPAPGPGPWLRVNQVGYLPDDPKIAVLSGPEPLAGSFRVGDFAAEIGPDQGAWGPFAHNYRLDFSAVRGPGRYRVRFGAAESAEFAIGPDAYAGVPDALLRFMQIQRCGDDPIAGEPKCHLQDAIDVNTGEKVDLVGGWHDAADRLKHMITTSYCVAALRLVEHEGAQAEARHGAPLIKKLHPKPDVIYVQIGDDRDHRPPQTLWHDDRSDYGWGPGGPRSAWPATGKPEGPKYKNASTGKASLAGRCAATMALMGDLDAARSMYKLAQDSPGVAMSVPVLAPHYYGESTYLDDLEWGAAELYRATREPKYLAEALDYADQAGDNAWMGRDAHGHYEFFPYVNLGHWRIHEFADEAAKARLAGYYRTGLERIRDRAMKNPYRIGTPIVWCSTNDVIAFATQARLYEKMSGDDQFRSLAAEARDWIFGRNPWGVSFVIGVPEGGVASSRPHHMFHRLANRSPVGGLVDGPVTKAINDSLKFSAFENDPLAPFQSDFAVYHDEFADFSTNEPIIDGTVSLWLLLDVWR encoded by the coding sequence ATGAGGCATCTCGCCGAGCGGAAGTTCGCCGTGGCCGTGGCCGTGTTCGTGGTGGCGTCATCGGCCGTCTGCGGGTCGCTCCACGCCGAGCCCCCCGCGCCGGGGCCGGGCCCGTGGCTCCGGGTGAATCAGGTCGGCTACCTGCCGGACGATCCCAAGATCGCGGTCCTTTCCGGGCCGGAGCCGCTGGCGGGCTCGTTCCGCGTGGGCGACTTCGCGGCGGAGATCGGGCCGGACCAGGGGGCGTGGGGGCCCTTCGCGCACAATTATCGGCTCGACTTCTCGGCCGTCCGCGGACCGGGGCGGTACCGGGTCCGGTTCGGCGCGGCGGAGTCGGCCGAGTTCGCGATCGGCCCCGACGCCTACGCTGGGGTCCCGGACGCCTTGCTCCGCTTCATGCAGATCCAGCGCTGCGGGGACGACCCGATCGCGGGTGAGCCGAAGTGCCACTTGCAGGATGCGATCGACGTCAACACCGGGGAGAAGGTCGATCTCGTCGGCGGCTGGCACGACGCAGCCGACCGGCTCAAGCATATGATCACCACCTCGTACTGCGTCGCCGCGCTCCGGCTCGTCGAGCACGAAGGGGCGCAGGCCGAGGCCCGCCACGGCGCGCCGCTCATCAAGAAGCTGCATCCGAAGCCCGACGTCATCTACGTCCAGATCGGCGACGATCGCGACCATCGCCCGCCCCAGACGCTCTGGCACGACGACCGTTCCGACTACGGCTGGGGCCCCGGCGGGCCTCGCTCCGCCTGGCCCGCGACCGGCAAGCCCGAGGGGCCGAAGTACAAGAACGCCTCCACCGGCAAGGCCAGCCTCGCGGGCCGATGCGCCGCGACGATGGCCCTGATGGGGGACCTCGACGCGGCCCGCTCGATGTACAAGCTCGCCCAGGACAGCCCCGGAGTCGCGATGTCCGTCCCGGTGCTCGCGCCCCATTATTACGGCGAGAGCACGTATCTCGACGACCTCGAATGGGGGGCCGCCGAGTTGTACCGGGCGACCCGCGAGCCGAAATACCTGGCCGAAGCCCTCGACTACGCCGACCAGGCCGGCGACAACGCCTGGATGGGCCGCGACGCGCACGGCCACTACGAGTTCTTCCCGTACGTCAACCTCGGCCACTGGCGGATCCACGAGTTCGCCGACGAGGCCGCGAAGGCGAGGCTCGCCGGCTACTACCGCACGGGGCTGGAGCGGATCCGCGACCGGGCCATGAAGAACCCCTATCGCATCGGCACGCCTATCGTCTGGTGCTCCACCAACGACGTGATCGCGTTCGCCACCCAGGCGCGGCTGTACGAGAAGATGAGCGGCGACGACCAGTTCCGGAGCCTGGCCGCCGAGGCCCGCGACTGGATCTTCGGCCGCAACCCCTGGGGCGTCTCGTTCGTCATCGGCGTCCCCGAGGGGGGGGTCGCCTCCAGCCGGCCGCATCATATGTTCCACCGCCTCGCCAACCGGTCCCCCGTCGGCGGCCTCGTCGACGGCCCGGTCACGAAGGCGATCAACGACTCCCTGAAATTCTCGGCCTTCGAGAACGACCCGCTCGCCCCCTTCCAGTCGGACTTCGCCGTCTACCACGACGAGTTCGCCGACTTCTCCACCAACGAGCCGATCATCGACGGCACCGTTTCGCTGTGGCTGCTGCTCGACGTCTGGCGCTAA
- the def gene encoding peptide deformylase — protein MPVLRQIAQLGNPVLRTPAEEVAFPLSEEVRELIDDMLATLREADGVGIAAPQVHEPLQIFLVAPKPNPRYPDAVEEAPIVAINPEIVERSDEMVKGWEGCLSIPGLRGEVPRHRRIVARYRDVHGAEVVREFEDFVARIFQHEDDHLRGLVFLDRLESPRDVVAEREYRRRLAPG, from the coding sequence ATGCCCGTGCTGAGACAGATCGCGCAACTGGGAAACCCGGTCCTTCGGACGCCGGCCGAGGAGGTCGCGTTCCCGCTCTCGGAGGAGGTGCGGGAGCTGATCGACGACATGCTGGCGACGCTTCGCGAGGCCGACGGCGTGGGGATCGCCGCGCCCCAGGTCCACGAACCGCTCCAGATCTTCCTGGTCGCGCCGAAGCCGAACCCGCGCTATCCCGACGCGGTCGAGGAGGCCCCGATCGTCGCGATCAATCCCGAGATCGTGGAGCGCTCGGACGAGATGGTGAAGGGCTGGGAAGGCTGCCTGAGCATCCCCGGCCTCCGCGGCGAGGTCCCCCGCCATCGGCGGATCGTCGCGCGGTATCGGGACGTCCACGGCGCGGAGGTCGTCCGCGAGTTCGAGGACTTCGTCGCCCGCATCTTCCAGCACGAGGACGACCACCTGCGGGGCCTGGTCTTCCTCGACCGCCTGGAAAGCCCCCGCGACGTGGTCGCCGAGCGCGAGTACCGGAGACGGCTCGCGCCCGGCTGA
- a CDS encoding cupin domain-containing protein, which translates to MSAHSEPGPFLGVIDLLGGAAAPPGGRKVETLAKTEAFELKRLSLAKGADVPEHHAPGPITVHCLSGRVAFKVGGVDHDLAAGHLLHLTPREPHSLVAVEDSVVLVTKLASAGS; encoded by the coding sequence ATGTCCGCGCATTCCGAACCTGGACCGTTTCTCGGCGTGATCGACCTGCTCGGGGGGGCCGCGGCCCCTCCGGGCGGACGCAAGGTCGAGACCCTGGCGAAGACCGAAGCCTTCGAGCTGAAGCGGCTGTCGCTGGCGAAGGGCGCCGACGTCCCGGAGCACCACGCCCCGGGGCCGATCACCGTGCATTGCCTCTCCGGCCGGGTCGCCTTCAAGGTCGGCGGGGTCGACCACGACCTCGCCGCCGGTCATCTGCTCCACCTCACCCCGCGCGAGCCCCATTCGCTCGTCGCGGTGGAGGACTCCGTCGTCCTGGTCACCAAGCTGGCGTCCGCCGGCTCGTGA
- a CDS encoding nitric-oxide reductase large subunit — MRYGRLWLGLATVIIGSFAVLIYYGTELYRMAPPVPERVVTTEGKVLFTGEDVKEGQNVWQSMGGQEVGSVWGHGAYVAPDWSADYLHRELTWMLDHWAVEKGAANYEALDAEARAGLRERLKGEIRRNTYDPATGDVTVSPVRAQAMAAVASHYDALFGDDPELHELRDAYAIPASSIKTPERRAQLAAFFFWAAWACSTERPGETITYTNNWPSETLIENRPSGQIIVWSVASFVLLLAGIGALAWYFAVERGREDLDRHEPPERDPLLALNPTPSMRATLKYFWVVIALAVVQVGLGAVTAHYGVEGSGFYGFPLAEWLPYSVTRTWHTQLGIFWIATAWLATGLFIAPAVSGHEPKFQKLGVDFLFVCVLIIVVGSMFGQWLGVQQRLGNTANFWFGHQGYEYVDLGRFWQIFLTVGLFLWLALMVRAIAPAFRHPDTNRHLLGLFLLASAAIPLFYTPGLMWHRHTNLAIAEYWRWWVVHLWVEGFFEVFATVVIAFLFTRMGLLRTSTAAAAVLFSTSIFLSGGIIGTFHHLYFTGTPTVVTALGAIFSALEVVPLVLIGFEAYENLSLSRVRPWVSAYRMPILFFVSVAFWNLVGAGLFGFFINPPIALYYMQGLNTTPVHGHTALFGVYGMLGIGLTLFCLKGLTIHRAWKTGVLSFAFWSINIGLALMVLLSLLPVGLLQTWASVEHGMWYARSAEFMQTPTMHTLRWMRVVGDTIFAAGIVALGWFVLGLKGGWSLEPGPDAVGRTYPVEEAAVR; from the coding sequence ATGCGCTATGGCAGGTTGTGGCTGGGGTTGGCGACGGTCATCATCGGATCGTTCGCGGTCCTGATTTATTACGGGACCGAGCTGTATCGGATGGCCCCGCCGGTCCCGGAGCGGGTGGTGACGACGGAGGGGAAGGTCCTCTTCACGGGCGAGGACGTGAAGGAGGGGCAGAACGTCTGGCAGTCGATGGGGGGCCAGGAGGTGGGCTCGGTCTGGGGCCACGGCGCGTACGTCGCGCCGGACTGGTCGGCCGACTATCTCCATCGCGAACTGACGTGGATGCTGGACCACTGGGCCGTGGAGAAAGGGGCCGCGAACTATGAGGCGCTCGACGCCGAGGCTCGCGCGGGCCTTCGAGAGCGGCTCAAGGGCGAGATCCGCCGCAACACGTACGACCCGGCGACGGGCGACGTGACGGTCTCGCCGGTCCGGGCCCAGGCGATGGCGGCGGTCGCCTCGCACTACGACGCCCTGTTCGGCGACGACCCGGAGCTGCACGAGCTGCGCGACGCGTACGCGATCCCGGCCTCGTCGATCAAGACGCCGGAGCGTCGGGCGCAGTTGGCGGCGTTCTTCTTCTGGGCGGCCTGGGCCTGCTCGACCGAGCGCCCGGGCGAGACGATCACGTACACGAACAACTGGCCTTCGGAGACGCTGATCGAGAACCGGCCGTCGGGCCAGATCATCGTCTGGTCGGTCGCCAGCTTCGTGCTGCTCCTGGCCGGCATCGGCGCGCTGGCCTGGTACTTCGCCGTCGAGCGCGGGCGGGAGGATCTGGACCGCCACGAGCCCCCCGAGCGGGACCCGCTCCTGGCCCTGAACCCGACCCCCTCGATGCGGGCGACGCTCAAGTACTTCTGGGTGGTCATCGCGCTGGCGGTGGTGCAGGTGGGCCTGGGGGCGGTGACGGCGCACTACGGGGTGGAGGGCTCGGGCTTCTACGGCTTCCCCCTGGCCGAGTGGCTCCCCTACAGCGTGACGCGGACCTGGCACACGCAGCTCGGCATCTTCTGGATCGCGACCGCGTGGCTGGCCACGGGGCTGTTCATCGCGCCGGCCGTCTCCGGCCACGAGCCGAAGTTCCAGAAGCTGGGCGTGGACTTCCTGTTCGTCTGCGTGCTGATCATCGTGGTGGGCTCGATGTTCGGGCAGTGGTTGGGGGTGCAGCAGCGGCTGGGGAACACCGCCAACTTCTGGTTCGGGCACCAGGGTTATGAATATGTGGATCTCGGCAGGTTCTGGCAGATCTTCCTGACGGTCGGGCTGTTCCTCTGGCTGGCGCTGATGGTCCGCGCCATCGCGCCGGCGTTCCGCCACCCCGACACCAACCGACACCTGCTCGGGCTCTTCCTGCTGGCCTCGGCGGCGATCCCGCTGTTCTACACGCCGGGCCTGATGTGGCACCGGCACACCAACCTGGCGATCGCCGAATACTGGCGGTGGTGGGTCGTCCACCTGTGGGTCGAGGGCTTCTTCGAGGTCTTCGCGACGGTCGTGATCGCGTTCCTGTTCACCCGGATGGGCCTGCTGCGGACGTCGACGGCGGCGGCGGCGGTCCTGTTCTCGACGTCGATCTTCCTCTCCGGGGGGATCATCGGCACGTTCCACCACCTATACTTCACCGGCACGCCGACGGTGGTGACGGCCCTGGGGGCGATCTTCAGCGCCCTGGAGGTCGTGCCTCTGGTGCTGATCGGCTTCGAGGCTTATGAGAACCTGTCGCTGAGCCGGGTGCGGCCGTGGGTCTCGGCCTATCGGATGCCGATCCTCTTCTTCGTCTCGGTGGCGTTCTGGAACCTGGTGGGGGCGGGGCTGTTCGGCTTCTTCATCAATCCGCCGATCGCCCTCTACTACATGCAGGGGCTGAACACGACCCCCGTCCACGGCCATACGGCGCTCTTCGGCGTCTACGGCATGCTGGGGATCGGCCTGACGCTGTTCTGCCTCAAGGGGCTGACGATCCACCGGGCCTGGAAGACGGGCGTGCTCTCGTTCGCCTTCTGGTCCATCAACATCGGCCTGGCGCTGATGGTCCTGCTCAGCCTTCTCCCGGTGGGGCTGCTCCAGACCTGGGCGAGCGTCGAGCACGGGATGTGGTACGCCCGCTCGGCCGAGTTCATGCAGACGCCCACCATGCACACCCTCCGCTGGATGCGCGTGGTCGGCGACACGATCTTCGCCGCCGGGATCGTGGCCCTGGGCTGGTTCGTCCTGGGCCTGAAGGGGGGCTGGTCGCTCGAACCCGGGCCCGACGCCGTGGGTCGCACTTACCCCGTCGAGGAGGCGGCCGTCCGCTGA
- a CDS encoding group III truncated hemoglobin, with protein MTTSYTPGLYARAAGPGSEPVAGVTEARIRELVGEFYRRAQEDVVLGPIFAEHIDDWDRHLGRMVDFWSAVMRGTGRYQGRPVQVHQGIDGLTGGHFDRWVTLFEATTRDVCSPAEAEAFLERARRMREAMTRSLGLVGPKARLDSERS; from the coding sequence GTGACGACATCATACACACCAGGTCTGTACGCGCGAGCGGCGGGGCCGGGTTCGGAGCCGGTCGCCGGGGTGACGGAGGCTCGGATCCGCGAGTTGGTGGGCGAATTCTACCGTCGGGCGCAGGAAGACGTTGTTTTAGGCCCGATCTTCGCCGAGCATATCGACGACTGGGACCGGCATCTGGGTCGGATGGTGGACTTCTGGTCGGCGGTGATGCGCGGGACCGGTCGCTACCAGGGCCGGCCGGTGCAGGTCCATCAGGGGATCGACGGGCTGACCGGCGGGCATTTCGACCGCTGGGTGACGCTTTTCGAGGCCACGACCCGCGACGTCTGCTCCCCCGCCGAGGCCGAGGCGTTCCTTGAGCGTGCCCGTCGGATGCGCGAGGCGATGACGAGGTCGCTGGGGCTGGTCGGGCCGAAGGCTCGGCTCGATTCCGAGCGGAGCTGA